The DNA window TTTGTGGTGATTACATATAAGAAAATCGGCTGCTTCAATGTTTCCAATTTTTGGATCCTTGTAGAAGAAAAGAAACGCATGATCACGAACAGTGACACAATTTCAACTGGTTTCCAAagagaaaaattcaaaacaCTCGCCTGTTTTGAGTTATTAACACACAGAGGCAGTACTGATATATATCACTCCAGGTCCAGCAGGTGTTCTCACTTTCACTTAATTAGCATCAACCGGATagcaaatttttttgggttaaatgAGTTGTGGTTCCATTCCCTATTTGGTTAAGATGCAACAAGTACGTATAAAGGATGACTTTACACACAAAGATGTTGAGAAAAGCAGTTGAAAAGTGTAAGTATATATTGTATATCGTTGAATGTTATATGGATCTTAGTGTGTGTAGAAAAGTGTAACTTGGAAACTTGTATATGATTTTTATGGCTCCTTCCAGCAAACTTTTTTTGTATTCTTGTCTTCAACGGACAAAAAGTGCATCAAGACAATTTTAAGTTATCGGGTACAGACAGTGAAAAGGAGAGAGGGTAATGGGAAAACAAAGAGAGGAGACGTCTCGTATTCTGGTAATTTTGGGTGTTTTATTAGTATTAAAGAAAAGACAAGTGCATGCAGAGAAACCAATGCCACGTATATAAGAAGTTAAGATTTAGTTTGTCActttgtgtttggatttggaATCAAATCGACACTTCTAcaactacaagtctacaacttcttggtcaattttatttttatcccaCCAATGCATGCCACACTGTCACTCCCTCACTGTCTCTACTTGTActactaccaccaccaccacttacACTATCATATTTATGGCAAttaattatggacaattatacCTTAAATATAAGGAAGACCCTTATTTGAAAGTGGGCCCCGGCTCATGCCCTAAGCCACTAACCTCACTTGCCATCTCTATCGATCAGTAATGGTTAAGAATTCACGACAGTATATGTTTCATGAACACTTTTTCACGTAATTTTTCtacattgaaaataaatatttcaaaataaattttcagaccCGAAAACACATTTATATCATTTATCCTATGACCTAATTCAAGTTGCACGCTTTATTAATTGCTAAGCTATTTCGATCTACTATCTGTCGGTCACTCCCCACTCGTATGCTGGCCCCTGTGCTTTTTGTTGTCTCCACGGCCATAGTTATGAGGGGAGCCCCTACCTTTGCTTAAAGAGAAAACTAATCTCTAACCGAGGTTAAGGCCCCATCCTCCCATGTAATTTCTCACTCAAGTTTCACTATCATCGTAGAGTGATGCTCGAGATCTGAGGGGTCAGAAAAAACAAGAGTTGTTGGCTCGGGACAATGCAAGACACATTCAAATATTAGTAATTGTTCATATAGTACTTGTTTGATAGTTGTATGGACCAACAACTGTCCACCTGAAAAGATCGAAGATCCAGCTAACACTATACCCATGAGAGTTTAAGTCGAGCTTGGTAGACTCAAAGTCAGTTGACAATTAAACTCATGAGAGTCTAAAACTCACTCCAGAAAACCCACAAAAAGATCTATCTATTCTACAAAGACTCAAATCCCATCGGGCCAAGAGACTCCTCCAAAGATCCTTGGGCTCAATCAAAGCCTAAGGCTCATTCGTACGGTCAACATTTGATGCATAACACTATAAATATGTGAGGCCCCAACCGCATTAGGGTGCTCAATTACACTTGAGGTATATATCTCTAAAAGCTTCTCACTTCTCTCACCATATATTCCCTTCACCTTCTATTGACTTAACCGTCAAAGCTTTCCCGATCGACACCTTATCGGTGTCAAGTTTCACGGTCTACCTAGTGTGTTCTTTATAGGATTGTTGAAGGTCTCTGatgaaaatcccacatcggaagattgTGGGTttagagtctagcttataagggaggacaaagctcctattgtcaacttgggttttcaatagagagttagtcCCAAGCTTGTGATGCTGGACTTGAGCtcccatcccgtgtggcgggtatttATCATTAGTGCTATTGTTAAGAGCGCACGCGCCTGCGTGCAAACAGATAGGCTGGCACTATCGTAGGTGGGCCTAccccagagcccattcctttgtgaagttgggttagcagacagtgggtCGTGCTCATTGTGgacgggttggaaaagagaaaaagacctttaaaaaaaagagaaagaaaaaggccgttaaaagtaactgggaaagccctaaaatccactggacctggcaaggctatgttaccctggctcgcaaggcttggggcggtaagtgggcTGTATGTCGAAATGGTACAGAAGGCTTGGGGTGGTAAGTGGGCCGTATGTCGAAATGGTACAGTCAGGGCCATGCACAAGGTCGTGCACGCTCCCAAGGGGTGAGGATTGATGAGAAGCTTGGGGTGGTAAGTAGGCCGTATGTCGAAATGGTACAGTCAGGGTCATGCACAAGGTCGTGCACGCTCCCAAGGGgtgaggattgatgagaatcccacatcacAAGATTGTGGATttagagtctagcttataaaggaggacaaacctcctattgtcaacctgttTGTCAGATTGGGCTCCATCCCGTGTGACGTGTATTCATCAGTCTCACTAGACATTTTATTGATTGCAGACTTTTGAATCTACAATAATGTAGATGCTTACTAGGTAGTGGGTGTATTGGGCTTTTAAGGGCTTCATGGCCTATAGTTCGAATGTATAGGCCGTGGAGCTGTTTTGTGTACGCAGTTGCCTAGGATGTGGATCAATTGGGCTTTCAGAAGGTCGTGACTCTGTAAATCGACTGTATAAGTAGTGGGCATGAGTTGAATAGGCGATTGCCCATACCGTGGACCTATTGGGATTTCGAGGAGGTCGTGAGTTTGTAGATCGATTGTATAGACTGTACTGAGTCGACAATCTCCCAGGCCATAGACCCATCGGGCTTTCGAAGTCTTTATAGGCCATGGGCTTGCCATATTTTCTCGAGCCTTGAGCCCGTTGTAATGGTTTGGGCTTTTGAAGAGCCCTCGTGTTTTGTGTGTTTAGAGTTGGTGCTGATTTTGGCGGcccccccaccccaccccaccccaccgACTCATTAGTGGTTTGGTGAAAAAGCAATTTTGTGCTCCTTTTGTTTCATGTTTCGTTCAGCTTGATTGCTTGTCATGTCAAACATAGCTATACAATTTCAATTCTGAGGAGGAGGGCAATGCCAGGATCCTCATAAAATATTTGACTGAAGCTATTtacattaattttcttttattggatTTGTGCAAAAACACCATTTTAGTACCCGCAGAAAACTTAGTGAAGCTAATTAACAGGATTTGTTGAGTAAAGGAAAAGCAGATGCTTGAAAGGACGTCCTCTTGACAAACCTCCCTTTCATTCTGGGCCTCTTCTCCGCATTCAGTTTCCGAACTTCGTACCTTATTTTCTTTGAGAACAACCTCGTTCGCCGCTTCTCTCTGTACCTTGACACTCTTGCCTCTCTCCCTCCGTCTCCCATCGCCGGATGTCCACCAAAACCACCAACGTACCCGTAAGGGTGGTGGGTTGCTGTCCCACAAGTACCCTGAAAGTGAAAAAAATTGCAGGAGCCGACTCAATTCTTGGTTCATATGAGACAATTGAATGAAGAGTTGGAAAGGGAAACGTACCATGCAATCAGGCCAGCATTCATCGGCATCGATATCCGGCCTACTTCCAGTAGTCCATGGACACCCTTGGTTTGCCCATGCTGTCTTCACCGCCTCATAATCCAACCTTAATTgcatcttcctcttcttctttccaCGATTTTCCTCCTCTCCCTCACCGTTGTTGATGACGACCTTCTCTTCAAACTCCACCTTCTCGTCTTCCTCAGCACATGTTGCAAGAGAGTCATAGTCAAAGCTCAATTCGAAGGGTTCTCTTGTCATATCAATCTCAGTATCAACATGATGTTCCCTTACAACTTCTGCATGAACTCCATCTTCCTCTTCTACCTTCACTTTCCCCTTCTCAATAGAGCACTCTCTCGTTTCCTCCTCTTTATAATCCACAAGGCCCAGCTCTTCCATTCCAAAACATTCATTCTCAAGACCCCTCCCAAGCAAAGTCTCCACATCAGCTGCAAACTCCGCAAGATCCATCTCTGATGGAAGAAACCCATGACAACTATCCCCCTCTCCTCCATACCCACCTACCAAAACCTTCGATTCACCTCCATTAACAACAGTCGTCGGAGCTGCTTCTGCTTCATTTGAAATTGTTGAGGTGCATAGCTCCGACGCAAACGGGTCAAATACGGGAACCCTATAAAGAAGCTGCTGCTCCTCTTCATACTCTTCATGTGAGTTCTCATCAGAACCAACTTCAGGCACAAGAGGAGCTGGGTTCCGTGCTTTTCCTTCAACCTTTTTTGACACGGATTTCGCATGTCGTGGTGTCCGAGCCTTTCTGGTGAACCCTTGGTGCCACGATGGTGCTGAATTCTTGATGTCCAGACTCTTAATAGATGCAGTTTTCAAGCGAACCCTTTCATGTCGACGCGCTAACGGATTCGCTGAGTGCACCGAAGAGTCGCAAGCCTGGCACAGGAACGCATCATCAGCTGCACAGTACCATCGTGCGCGCATTTTGATACAACTATCACAGGCTCTAGCCGTTTTACCCCCAACGGCTTTTGCCAAATTTTTGTTAGAAATCATGGTCTATATAGAAAACCCAGAACAGAATTGGAATTCAAAAGAAGAACCGATACTGagaatatcaaaattcaaatcaagCCGAGCGATTGAGGAGTTGTTTTGAGTAATGTTGTCTCTTTTAGTCTGTAGAGCACAAATGGGTTCAAGTGATATGTCCCCCAAACGGTGCTTTTACAGCATATTAACAATATTGTATACACTTGTTCAAGTGATATGTCCCCAAGCGGTGCTTTTACAGTATATTAACAGTATTGTATACACTTATGATGTGCACTTTTGGGTCCACAGAAGggtcttatctttttttctattGGTTGGGTTTAGAAAGTTGATCCT is part of the Tripterygium wilfordii isolate XIE 37 chromosome 7, ASM1340144v1, whole genome shotgun sequence genome and encodes:
- the LOC120001882 gene encoding zinc finger protein CONSTANS-LIKE 16-like; amino-acid sequence: MISNKNLAKAVGGKTARACDSCIKMRARWYCAADDAFLCQACDSSVHSANPLARRHERVRLKTASIKSLDIKNSAPSWHQGFTRKARTPRHAKSVSKKVEGKARNPAPLVPEVGSDENSHEEYEEEQQLLYRVPVFDPFASELCTSTISNEAEAAPTTVVNGGESKVLVGGYGGEGDSCHGFLPSEMDLAEFAADVETLLGRGLENECFGMEELGLVDYKEEETRECSIEKGKVKVEEEDGVHAEVVREHHVDTEIDMTREPFELSFDYDSLATCAEEDEKVEFEEKVVINNGEGEEENRGKKKRKMQLRLDYEAVKTAWANQGCPWTTGSRPDIDADECWPDCMGTCGTATHHPYGYVGGFGGHPAMGDGGREARVSRYREKRRTRLFSKKIRYEVRKLNAEKRPRMKGRFVKRTSFQASAFPLLNKSC